The DNA sequence GCGGCGGAACAGGCGGCTCAGCGACAGGTGGCCGTCGTAGGGCGTGTGCAGCCGCACCAGCAGCGAGCAGGGCCGCAGCAGCACGATCCCGATGAGCAGGCACAGCGCGGCACCGTAGGCGGCGCGGCGCTGGCCGTGCAGCCGGTAGGTATAGGGCCAGGCCCGCAGGTAGGAGTACAGGTCGCGCACCGAAGCGCCGATGCGCCGCGCCGAGACCGGCACGCGCAGCCCGTCGACGTAGCGCACCCGCAGCCCGAGCCGACTCAGGTGCACCGCCAGGTCCAGGTCCTCCCACATGCCCGGCTGCGCACAGGTGTGGCCGCGCACCCGGCGCCAGCACTCGCGGCTCAGCGCCATGTTGGATCCCCACAGCATCGGGTGTCCCGACAGGAGGCGGTTGAGGCGGTGGCAGAAGAAGCGGTGCGCCACCAGCCCGGTGCGGCGCATCGGGATGTCGTAGAACCAGGAGGGGCCGGTGACGGCGTCGGGGCGCGTGCCGGTGCGCGCATCCGGAGCGAAGGACTCGGCCAGGCGGCCCACCCACTCGGGCCCCACCATGGTGTCGGCGTCGATGCGGCCGAGCACGTCGCCGCCGGCCTCGTCGAAGCCCCGGTTGCGGGCGTGCACGGCGCCCTGGCGGGTTTCGCGCACCACCCGCACCCCGTGCTCGCAGAACGCCTCGGCGACCTCGGCGGTGCGGTCGGCGGAGTTGTTGTCGACCACGATGATCTCCTCGGCGGGCACGGTCTGGGTCACGAGGGCCTCCAGACAGCGGCCGAGCACCGCTTCCTCGTTGTAGGCCGGGACGATCACCGAAATCCTCACGGGGCTGCCTTGTCGTTGTCGGGGAAGGTGGCGACGGACGCGCGTGCCTGCTGGATCCGCTGATGGCTCGCTGAGTGCCGGTGTACCGCCTCCGCTCCAACCGGCGGTGTCCACCGGGTGAAATCCGGTCGGACCGCGGGGCTCCTACGTCGTGAAGCAAGCATGGCACGCACCGTGGCGTTGTCGAATCGGCTGCCCGCCGCCGGCGGCGCGAAGCGCCCGACCCGGGTTGGAGCATTCCGGTCTGCGGCCGCGGCCCAGGTGAGCGGGGCGGGCGCAGGAACCATAGCGCGGCGGTGCACCCGCCCGGAAGGCCCCGGCGCGAATCGGCCGGGGCGGCGTTCGAGGGGACGCGGGGGTCATGCGGCACGGGGGCGGGATCCGCCGCTGTGCGGCGGTGGCGGCGACGGCCGTGGCCGCCGGCGGCCGACCCGGTACGCCGCTGCGGGCGCCGCCGCAGCACACGGCACCGCGAAAACCGGTTCCGCCAGGTCAGCGCCTTTCGTAAGCTGCCCCGCATGCGCGATTTGGCCCGGCTGCCCAAAGTCCACCTGCACGTCCACCTGGAGAGCACGATCCGTCCGGCCACACTGCGCGAGATCGCCGCGGCCAACGACGCCGAACCTCCCGGACCGGCCCCGGCCGGCTTCGCCGGATTCCGCGCCTTCGCCGACCGCAACGCCCTGGTACGCGCCTGCCTGCGCCGACCCGCGGACTTCACCCGCATCGCTCGGGAGTTCGCATCCGATGCCGCGGCCGACGGCGTCGGCTACGCCGAAGTCACCTTCAGCGCCGCCGCCCACGGCGAGCGCCTCGGCGATACCGGAATGCCGCTGCGGGCGGTGATCGAGGGGCTGGAGCAGGGCCGCGCGGCCCACGGCCTGGCCTACGGGCTGATCCTGGACCACTCGCGGCGGCGCCCACCGCAGCGGGCCCGGCGCACGCTCGACCTGGCGCTGGAGCACCCGTCGAAGGTGGTCGCCATCGGGATGGCGGGCGACGAGTCCTACCCGCTGGCGCCGTTCGCGGCGGTGCTGGCCGAGGCCGCCGCAGCGGGGGTGCGCACGGTGCACCACGCGGGCGAGATGCGCGGGCCCGACAGCGTCGGCGAAGCGCTGGCGTCGGGCACCCGCCGCCTGGGGCACGGGATCCGGGTGCTGGAGGATGCGGCCCTGACGGCGCAGGTGCGCGACAGCGGGATCGCGCTGGAGGTGTGCCCCTCCTCCAACGTGGCC is a window from the Streptomonospora litoralis genome containing:
- a CDS encoding glycosyltransferase family 2 protein, with the translated sequence MRISVIVPAYNEEAVLGRCLEALVTQTVPAEEIIVVDNNSADRTAEVAEAFCEHGVRVVRETRQGAVHARNRGFDEAGGDVLGRIDADTMVGPEWVGRLAESFAPDARTGTRPDAVTGPSWFYDIPMRRTGLVAHRFFCHRLNRLLSGHPMLWGSNMALSRECWRRVRGHTCAQPGMWEDLDLAVHLSRLGLRVRYVDGLRVPVSARRIGASVRDLYSYLRAWPYTYRLHGQRRAAYGAALCLLIGIVLLRPCSLLVRLHTPYDGHLSLSRLFRRSSAVSRPLP
- the add gene encoding adenosine deaminase, with the protein product MRDLARLPKVHLHVHLESTIRPATLREIAAANDAEPPGPAPAGFAGFRAFADRNALVRACLRRPADFTRIAREFASDAAADGVGYAEVTFSAAAHGERLGDTGMPLRAVIEGLEQGRAAHGLAYGLILDHSRRRPPQRARRTLDLALEHPSKVVAIGMAGDESYPLAPFAAVLAEAAAAGVRTVHHAGEMRGPDSVGEALASGTRRLGHGIRVLEDAALTAQVRDSGIALEVCPSSNVALGLVDSLAAHPLPRLREAGLAVALDTDVPDVAGRSLSGEYAAVRAAFGCSDAELAEMARTGIAASFAPQALRRELLAGVDAWLAAPA